One stretch of Aquimarina sp. Aq107 DNA includes these proteins:
- a CDS encoding serine hydrolase: MKTIYIYFLLLLFSTFVVRAQNNSSKLSNSVNSKIETLAKAFLAQTHTAGMSIAISKNGDLIYADGFGYANIEEGIKMEPTIRVRTASVAKVITATALGRLASEGKLDFDAPIKTYIPYIKEPYKNLTTRQLAGHTSGLEHRPKGNRYKKKQYTSIRETVKLMKAPLLFPPDTDYKYSTHAYNLLAAVIEGASGKSYLEYMQKYIFDPLKMVNTKAENINMLSKKDAQLYYIKKNQLREERITNGSYKIPGASFRSTSIDLVKMMNAYSTDFISEAVVEEMFKSHQLLNGTKTNVGIAWRTSIDPFGNKVIEHAGNWLGARTVVAYFPEENVSISLMVNTSCQVLIEETAHIFAQIIRENHKTNAPLNLKNQDIELTFNSNKGPKKFKGALMFQENKGLLETTNDHFLKSNPIYYLGSKDHYVLSTSYGLLYLSLLEKESLKGKLYTYFNRQSVNPVEEKPIATFKTL; this comes from the coding sequence ATGAAAACAATATATATCTACTTTTTACTATTATTATTTTCAACTTTTGTTGTACGGGCTCAAAACAACAGCAGTAAACTTTCAAATTCGGTAAATTCTAAAATTGAAACTTTAGCAAAAGCCTTTTTAGCACAAACCCATACTGCAGGAATGTCAATTGCCATTAGTAAAAATGGAGACCTGATATATGCAGATGGATTTGGCTACGCAAATATTGAAGAGGGTATTAAAATGGAACCAACTATACGAGTACGTACAGCATCTGTAGCCAAAGTCATAACGGCCACTGCATTGGGCCGTTTGGCATCAGAAGGGAAATTAGATTTTGATGCTCCAATAAAAACATATATCCCCTACATAAAAGAACCTTATAAAAACTTGACTACACGTCAACTAGCAGGGCACACTTCTGGATTAGAGCACCGTCCAAAAGGAAATCGGTATAAAAAAAAACAATATACTTCTATTAGAGAAACGGTAAAATTAATGAAGGCTCCGCTTCTTTTTCCACCTGATACGGATTATAAATATTCCACGCACGCTTATAATTTATTAGCAGCAGTTATTGAAGGTGCATCAGGAAAAAGCTACTTGGAGTATATGCAAAAATACATATTCGATCCTTTAAAAATGGTTAACACCAAAGCTGAAAATATAAATATGCTATCTAAAAAAGATGCACAATTATATTATATAAAAAAGAACCAATTACGCGAAGAGAGAATTACTAACGGAAGTTATAAAATTCCTGGAGCTAGCTTTAGAAGCACCTCCATAGACTTAGTAAAAATGATGAATGCATACAGCACTGATTTCATTTCAGAAGCTGTTGTTGAAGAAATGTTTAAAAGTCATCAATTACTAAATGGCACAAAAACCAATGTAGGAATTGCTTGGCGCACCTCAATTGATCCTTTTGGAAACAAAGTTATAGAACACGCAGGAAATTGGTTAGGTGCTAGAACTGTAGTCGCCTATTTTCCAGAAGAAAATGTAAGTATTTCCCTGATGGTAAATACCAGTTGTCAAGTTCTTATTGAAGAAACTGCTCATATTTTTGCTCAAATTATTCGAGAGAATCATAAAACGAACGCACCACTTAATCTAAAAAATCAAGACATCGAGTTAACTTTTAATTCTAATAAAGGTCCAAAAAAATTTAAAGGAGCTTTAATGTTTCAAGAAAATAAAGGACTATTGGAAACGACAAACGATCATTTTTTAAAATCCAATCCTATTTATTATCTAGGCAGTAAAGATCATTATGTACTTTCAACATCATACGGGCTTTTATATCTAAGTCTTCTAGAAAAAGAGTCCCTAAAAGGTAAATTGTACACTTATTTTAATAGACAATCAGTAAATCCAGTAGAAGAAAAGCCAATAGCTACTTTTAAAACTCTTTAA
- the dusB gene encoding tRNA dihydrouridine synthase DusB — translation MAKIGDIDVGEFPLLLAPMEDVSDPPFRALCKEQGADVVYTEFISSEGLIRDAAKSVMKLDIYEKERPVGIQIFGANLDSMLKSIEIVEASGPDIIDINFGCPVKKVVSKGAGAGILKDIDLMVSLTKAMVEHTKLPVTVKTRLGWDHDSIKIVEVAERIQDVGAKAIAIHGRTRAQMYKGNADWKPIAAVKNNPRMHIPVFGNGDVDSPERAMEMRDQYGLDGAMIGRASIGYPWFFKEVKHYFKTGEHLPPPTIEERVIAARRHLQMAIDWKGEKLGVFETRRHYTNYFKGIPHFKEYRMKMVTSDYSIDVFNAFDEIQEKFSGFEFV, via the coding sequence GTGGCTAAAATTGGAGACATAGATGTAGGAGAATTTCCGTTGCTGTTAGCACCAATGGAAGATGTAAGTGACCCACCGTTCAGAGCTTTGTGCAAAGAACAAGGCGCGGATGTGGTATACACTGAATTTATTTCTAGCGAAGGGCTGATCCGTGATGCTGCCAAAAGTGTTATGAAACTAGACATTTACGAAAAAGAACGCCCTGTAGGAATTCAAATTTTTGGTGCTAATCTTGACTCCATGCTTAAATCGATTGAAATCGTAGAGGCTTCTGGTCCAGATATTATTGACATAAACTTTGGATGCCCTGTAAAAAAAGTAGTAAGCAAAGGTGCAGGAGCAGGTATTCTAAAAGATATCGATCTAATGGTATCCTTAACCAAAGCAATGGTAGAACATACGAAGCTACCCGTTACTGTTAAAACCAGATTGGGCTGGGATCATGACTCTATCAAAATTGTAGAAGTAGCAGAACGAATACAAGATGTTGGCGCAAAAGCGATTGCAATCCACGGCAGAACACGAGCGCAGATGTATAAAGGTAATGCAGATTGGAAACCAATTGCAGCAGTAAAAAACAATCCAAGAATGCATATTCCTGTTTTTGGAAATGGAGATGTTGACAGCCCTGAAAGAGCTATGGAAATGAGAGATCAATATGGATTAGATGGCGCCATGATTGGACGTGCAAGTATTGGATATCCTTGGTTTTTTAAAGAAGTAAAACACTATTTTAAAACTGGAGAGCATCTACCTCCTCCAACGATAGAAGAAAGAGTAATTGCGGCTCGTAGACATCTGCAAATGGCAATTGATTGGAAAGGAGAAAAGCTAGGTGTTTTCGAAACTAGAAGACATTACACCAATTATTTTAAAGGAATTCCTCACTTTAAAGAATATCGCATGAAAATGGTAACTAGTGATTATTCTATCGATGTATTTAATGCATTTGATGAGATACAAGAAAAATTTAGTGGATTTGAATTTGTATAA
- the rbfA gene encoding 30S ribosome-binding factor RbfA produces the protein METNRQKKIGGVLQRDVADVIQHALREAGVQGILVSVTKVSVTTDLSIAKVYMSVFPHNEGEKVLEEVNAVKSQIKHQVAQRTKNQLRRMPELSYYIDDSLEYIDNIDKAIKGKENPLENPDLLPRRKKK, from the coding sequence ATGGAAACAAATAGACAGAAAAAAATAGGTGGAGTATTACAGCGCGATGTTGCTGATGTAATACAACATGCATTACGTGAAGCAGGAGTACAGGGGATTTTAGTTTCTGTTACTAAAGTAAGTGTTACGACTGATTTATCGATCGCTAAAGTATACATGAGTGTTTTTCCGCATAACGAAGGAGAGAAAGTCTTAGAGGAAGTGAATGCGGTAAAATCACAAATAAAACATCAAGTAGCGCAGCGAACAAAGAATCAACTTCGTCGTATGCCAGAATTATCTTATTATATAGATGATTCTTTAGAGTATATTGATAATATCGATAAAGCAATAAAAGGAAAAGAAAACCCATTAGAGAATCCAGATTTATTGCCACGCCGCAAGAAGAAGTAA
- a CDS encoding LytTR family DNA-binding domain-containing protein, giving the protein MKKIRCIAIDDEPLALEVIQAHLKQIPDAELVASYTDPIEAFDKLKGSTIDLVFLDIEMPLLSGLDFVKSLKNPPKIIFTTAYRNYAIESYELLDVVDYLLKPISFMRFFKAINKYKALVNTVVIREEIKESAITNDHLYVNSNKKFIKINFEEILYIESIKDYVRIHLKDASIMTKDSITNFKLKLPDNFLRIHRSFIVNIIKVTAFTKVDVEIGDKEIPIGASYKEYVMSFLSSDQ; this is encoded by the coding sequence ATGAAAAAAATAAGATGTATAGCTATTGATGATGAACCTCTAGCGCTCGAAGTAATACAAGCTCATTTAAAGCAAATTCCGGATGCAGAACTTGTAGCAAGTTATACGGATCCTATTGAAGCTTTTGATAAGCTTAAAGGTTCAACAATTGATCTTGTTTTTTTGGATATTGAAATGCCTTTATTGTCTGGTTTAGATTTTGTTAAATCACTTAAGAACCCACCGAAAATTATTTTCACAACGGCATATCGTAACTATGCTATTGAAAGTTATGAACTGCTGGATGTAGTAGATTATTTATTGAAGCCAATTTCATTTATGCGTTTTTTTAAAGCTATCAACAAATACAAAGCATTAGTTAATACTGTAGTTATAAGAGAAGAAATTAAGGAATCTGCAATTACTAATGATCATCTATACGTGAATTCTAATAAGAAGTTTATTAAAATTAATTTTGAAGAAATACTTTATATTGAAAGTATTAAAGATTACGTAAGAATCCATTTGAAAGATGCCTCTATTATGACAAAGGATTCGATTACTAATTTTAAACTTAAATTGCCTGATAATTTTTTAAGAATACATCGTTCATTTATCGTTAATATTATAAAAGTAACAGCTTTTACTAAGGTTGATGTAGAGATCGGTGATAAAGAAATTCCTATTGGAGCAAGTTATAAGGAATATGTTATGAGTTTTCTTTCTAGTGACCAATAA
- a CDS encoding AAA family ATPase, with protein MKQNHLYLEKIEELTYRNFKNVKDISFIKEDDSFYPWTIFLGNNGTGKTNLLKILSFLEVQKNKRAYWPIIEERKYTPKKDLNGRNTEAILSSIFIDKNNKRYSWGFDSKKNLFTEQKNDVFYNLMIYSYGVNRRISITHKDPYNQQIDNSATLFDHNVEFLNLEWLLKTDYAVKNNSFTAKQTLEDIKELFASGIFPDIIDLDCEMSTDQTKNFVLFKTKEGSFKLEDLPYGYQSSMAWIIDFCKKMFDRYPTSGYPLREPAIVLIDEIDLHLHPEWQRKITKTLSKTFPKTQFIATTHSPFVVQSVEEANVYILNKETNTTTIDKVHYTSFQGWSVEDILSRVMGLGSKVKSDKYLELVKDFDIGLDNGDYQKSKEAFDQLMEILPENGIQRKKFTMQINQFPEAR; from the coding sequence ATGAAACAAAATCATTTATATCTTGAGAAGATAGAAGAGTTAACTTATAGAAATTTCAAAAACGTTAAAGACATCTCTTTTATAAAAGAAGATGATTCCTTTTATCCTTGGACAATTTTTTTGGGTAATAATGGAACTGGAAAAACAAATTTACTAAAAATACTATCTTTTTTAGAAGTTCAAAAAAACAAAAGAGCATATTGGCCTATAATTGAAGAAAGAAAATATACTCCTAAAAAAGATTTAAACGGAAGAAATACTGAAGCAATTCTATCATCTATTTTTATAGATAAAAATAATAAAAGATATTCTTGGGGTTTTGATTCCAAAAAAAATCTATTTACCGAGCAGAAAAATGATGTCTTCTATAATTTAATGATTTATTCTTATGGAGTTAATAGAAGAATATCCATCACCCATAAAGATCCATATAATCAACAAATAGATAATTCAGCTACACTTTTTGATCACAATGTCGAGTTTTTAAATCTTGAATGGTTATTAAAAACTGATTATGCTGTAAAAAATAACAGCTTTACTGCAAAACAAACACTAGAAGATATTAAGGAACTTTTTGCTAGTGGTATTTTTCCGGATATTATTGATTTAGATTGTGAAATGAGTACTGATCAAACCAAAAACTTTGTTCTTTTCAAAACTAAAGAAGGGAGTTTTAAGCTTGAAGATTTACCATATGGATATCAATCATCTATGGCCTGGATTATTGACTTTTGTAAAAAAATGTTTGACCGTTATCCAACATCAGGATACCCCTTAAGAGAACCAGCTATTGTTTTGATTGATGAAATTGATTTACACCTACATCCAGAGTGGCAAAGAAAAATTACAAAGACATTATCTAAAACTTTCCCAAAAACTCAATTTATAGCTACTACACACAGTCCTTTTGTGGTACAATCTGTCGAAGAAGCTAATGTATATATATTAAACAAAGAAACTAACACAACAACAATTGATAAAGTTCATTATACATCGTTTCAAGGATGGAGTGTTGAGGATATTCTAAGTAGGGTTATGGGGCTAGGCTCTAAAGTAAAATCAGATAAGTATCTTGAGCTTGTCAAAGATTTTGATATTGGGTTGGATAATGGTGATTATCAAAAAAGTAAGGAAGCTTTTGATCAATTAATGGAAATATTGCCAGAAAACGGTATTCAAAGGAAGAAATTTACTATGCAAATTAATCAATTTCCTGAAGCAAGATGA
- a CDS encoding sensor histidine kinase, translating into MKNNNSFLDNVLQNRVLSHILFWCSFLVIFTILGVLDSGTFKPNALSNLAMLPSQIAAAYFLNYYQLPKLLLKKRYFLFFVSIFLSIYFLSAFARFNVVHIVEPFFRENFEQETIKEILLDFIYIFSVYCPAVYTYALIMLAVKAIKTRFEEKHQIEILQKEKATSELKFLKAQIQPHFLFNTLNNLYALTLAKSDLAPKVVLKLSELLDFILYQSDQASISIEKEIELIQGFIDLESLRYGNALDVSFEKRVDDLNTQIAPLVLLPLIENAFKHGVSSDPKNAKIHIDLLVSGNSIKFKVFNTKLNDSVKQVTNTKSGIGTSNLKRQLEINYPNKYTLEIDEKQDSYFVELLIDLS; encoded by the coding sequence ATGAAAAACAATAATTCATTTTTGGATAATGTTCTACAGAATAGAGTTCTTTCGCATATACTGTTTTGGTGTTCTTTTCTAGTGATATTTACAATATTAGGAGTTTTGGATTCAGGAACTTTTAAACCTAATGCGCTAAGCAATTTGGCAATGTTACCCTCGCAAATTGCCGCAGCTTATTTTCTTAATTATTATCAGTTACCTAAACTTCTTTTAAAAAAGCGATACTTTTTATTTTTTGTATCCATTTTTTTAAGTATATATTTTCTATCTGCTTTTGCAAGGTTTAATGTAGTTCATATTGTAGAACCCTTTTTTAGAGAAAATTTTGAACAAGAAACTATTAAAGAAATCTTGCTAGATTTTATCTATATATTTTCTGTATACTGTCCTGCAGTGTATACATATGCGCTTATCATGTTAGCTGTTAAAGCTATTAAAACTCGATTCGAAGAGAAACATCAAATAGAAATATTGCAGAAAGAAAAAGCTACGAGTGAATTGAAATTCTTAAAGGCGCAAATTCAACCACATTTTTTATTTAATACACTTAATAATTTATATGCGCTTACATTGGCAAAATCAGATTTAGCACCAAAAGTAGTTTTGAAACTATCAGAATTACTTGATTTTATTTTATATCAAAGTGATCAGGCAAGTATCTCGATTGAAAAAGAAATTGAACTAATACAAGGTTTTATAGATCTAGAATCCCTACGATATGGTAATGCACTGGATGTTTCGTTTGAAAAGAGAGTAGATGATCTGAATACTCAAATAGCACCCTTGGTTCTATTACCGCTTATAGAAAATGCATTCAAGCATGGAGTGAGCAGCGATCCTAAGAACGCCAAAATACATATTGATTTATTAGTTTCTGGTAATAGTATAAAGTTTAAAGTATTTAACACAAAACTTAATGATTCAGTAAAACAAGTAACGAATACAAAATCAGGAATTGGAACTAGTAACCTTAAACGCCAATTAGAAATTAATTATCCTAACAAGTATACATTAGAAATAGATGAGAAACAGGATAGTTATTTTGTAGAATTATTGATAGATTTGAGTTAG
- a CDS encoding ABC transporter permease — translation MKFSYYIAKRYLFSPGSSNAINIITGIAAAGVVIGAMSLFLVLCGFAGLKDFSLQFSSYFDPDLKIFPANGKTFVFADAQKEKLTDLKSVVNFSEIVEERVFLKFKDKQKTGIIKGVDTNYKNVIQTDSIVIHGEWLTGNNAQVVAGVGISRELGMGVEQVYTNFLNIYVPKPGKGIPKDPSKAFRKKSGVNIGMYSVNEDLDKKYVFSTIGLARELLALPKDRVTNVELKLTPESDPESVKNDILKIFDNQVIVKDRVQLNDTLYKMLNTENLAAYLVITLIAIIALFNVAGAIIMMIIDKRKNIKTLHSVGASLQNIRKIFLFQGSLMTILGTLLGLLLGFIIITCQQQFGLLMITPTLPYPTKITLVSFLLVFFTITIIGVIASLLASGRINQKLVNF, via the coding sequence TTGAAATTTTCTTATTACATCGCTAAGCGTTATTTATTTTCTCCGGGTAGCAGTAATGCCATTAATATTATAACTGGTATTGCAGCAGCTGGAGTTGTAATAGGAGCCATGTCCTTATTTTTAGTGTTATGTGGGTTTGCGGGGTTGAAAGATTTTAGTCTTCAATTTTCATCTTATTTTGATCCGGATCTTAAGATTTTTCCAGCAAATGGGAAGACATTTGTTTTTGCAGATGCTCAAAAGGAAAAACTAACAGATTTAAAAAGTGTAGTAAATTTTTCTGAAATAGTTGAAGAGCGAGTATTTCTTAAATTTAAAGACAAGCAAAAAACTGGCATTATTAAAGGTGTTGATACTAATTATAAGAATGTAATTCAAACCGATAGTATTGTTATTCACGGAGAGTGGTTAACCGGAAATAACGCGCAGGTAGTTGCTGGTGTTGGGATTAGTAGAGAGTTAGGAATGGGTGTTGAACAGGTGTACACTAATTTCTTAAATATATATGTGCCAAAACCTGGTAAAGGAATCCCTAAGGATCCATCCAAAGCTTTTAGGAAAAAAAGTGGAGTAAATATTGGGATGTATTCAGTAAATGAAGATTTAGATAAAAAGTATGTTTTTAGTACTATTGGTTTGGCAAGAGAGTTATTAGCTTTGCCAAAGGACAGAGTTACTAATGTAGAGCTTAAATTAACACCTGAGTCAGATCCAGAATCTGTAAAAAATGATATTTTAAAGATTTTTGATAATCAAGTTATTGTAAAGGATAGAGTACAGCTTAATGATACTTTGTACAAAATGCTAAACACTGAGAACCTTGCAGCATATCTAGTGATTACCTTAATAGCAATTATAGCTTTGTTTAATGTTGCGGGAGCTATTATTATGATGATTATTGATAAAAGGAAAAATATTAAAACATTGCATAGTGTTGGAGCATCATTACAAAATATTAGAAAAATATTTTTGTTTCAAGGATCTTTAATGACAATCTTAGGAACTTTATTAGGATTGCTTTTAGGGTTTATAATAATTACATGTCAGCAACAGTTTGGTTTGTTAATGATTACACCTACATTGCCGTATCCAACTAAAATTACATTAGTTAGTTTTCTGCTGGTATTTTTTACAATAACAATCATTGGAGTTATTGCATCTTTATTAGCATCGGGTAGAATTAATCAAAAGCTAGTTAATTTTTAG
- the mce gene encoding methylmalonyl-CoA epimerase, producing MNKIEHIGIAVKDIDKSNSLYEQLLGVAPYKQEIVESESVITSFFKVGENKIELVASTKEDGPIGKFISKKGEGIHHIAFDVDDIEKELERLEKEGFQLINKTPKKGADNKLVAFIHPKTTNGVLVELCQEIN from the coding sequence ATTAATAAAATAGAACACATCGGAATTGCTGTAAAGGATATTGATAAATCCAACAGTCTATATGAACAATTATTGGGCGTTGCTCCTTATAAACAGGAAATAGTAGAAAGTGAATCTGTTATTACTTCTTTTTTTAAAGTAGGTGAAAATAAAATTGAGCTCGTAGCAAGTACTAAAGAAGATGGACCTATTGGAAAATTTATTTCTAAAAAAGGAGAAGGTATACATCATATTGCTTTTGATGTAGATGATATCGAAAAAGAATTAGAAAGATTAGAAAAAGAAGGGTTTCAGCTAATTAACAAAACTCCTAAAAAAGGAGCTGATAATAAGCTGGTTGCCTTTATACATCCAAAAACTACGAATGGTGTTTTGGTAGAGCTTTGCCAAGAGATAAATTAA
- a CDS encoding ankyrin repeat domain-containing protein gives MKTLITFLIILFISSISAKSQTCEDLLKAVKSNDKNKVEQLLKTVNPNCTYKGLIQPRTPLGMASLNGNLPIAKLLFSAGAKTSYRYKNDASALMIAAQNSHFEFSKYLITKGADVNQKISGDGTPLMSAVKGNNSEIVKLFLKEGANPNSEVEGDGNPIQLAGASGNIEILKLLLSSNGDIDKETIGDGTALIQASVKGNLAMVKALVSLGADVNKKSDRDGNPLIVASKRGHLEIVKFLVNKGADVNAFVSGDETPLIGAAWNGHLETVKFLVDKGADINKSVRDSYSILSEKRSALKMAKRGNHQEVISYLVDKGAVR, from the coding sequence ATGAAAACCTTAATTACATTTTTGATCATCTTATTTATTAGCAGTATATCTGCAAAATCTCAAACTTGCGAAGATCTCCTAAAAGCAGTTAAAAGTAATGATAAAAACAAAGTCGAACAGCTTTTAAAAACTGTTAATCCCAATTGTACATATAAAGGATTAATACAACCAAGAACTCCATTAGGAATGGCGTCTTTAAACGGGAATCTACCTATCGCGAAACTGCTTTTTAGCGCAGGAGCTAAAACCTCTTATAGATATAAAAATGATGCAAGTGCACTTATGATTGCTGCGCAAAACAGTCATTTTGAATTCTCAAAATACTTGATCACAAAAGGAGCCGACGTAAACCAAAAAATTAGTGGTGATGGGACTCCATTAATGTCCGCCGTAAAAGGAAATAATAGCGAAATTGTAAAACTGTTTTTAAAAGAAGGTGCTAACCCCAATAGCGAAGTAGAAGGAGATGGCAATCCAATTCAATTAGCAGGAGCTTCAGGAAATATTGAAATCTTAAAACTACTGCTTTCATCTAATGGAGATATTGATAAAGAAACTATTGGTGATGGTACTGCTTTGATACAAGCATCAGTCAAAGGAAATCTTGCGATGGTAAAAGCTTTGGTATCTCTTGGTGCCGACGTGAATAAAAAAAGTGATCGCGATGGAAATCCATTAATCGTAGCATCTAAAAGAGGCCATTTAGAAATCGTTAAGTTCTTGGTAAACAAAGGTGCCGATGTAAATGCTTTTGTTTCTGGAGATGAAACACCTCTTATCGGAGCCGCGTGGAATGGACATTTAGAAACAGTAAAATTCCTAGTTGATAAAGGTGCTGATATAAATAAATCTGTACGAGACAGTTACTCTATACTATCCGAAAAAAGAAGTGCTTTAAAAATGGCTAAGAGAGGAAATCATCAAGAGGTTATTAGTTATTTAGTAGACAAAGGAGCGGTAAGATAA
- a CDS encoding HNH endonuclease, which translates to MIKLELHPKPDKLTEQEQKRLTDKYKKDGSSVWNKEYIKKAVFNLSNGKCCFSEISLNTNSTYLEIEHFYPKNLYPGKVMEWGNLLPSSKKCNGTKNNHNTLKEPIVNPFKDNPKDHLFLRNGRFYDKTKIGKTTINIVALNDRRHFVDNRLDHIMDITEIIDDFFQDHIETNNFDKYTNDIKVKHLNKLKGVFTAGRRKEQYAATAATAIIQNLYYKRIKDFLVESGFWDDELQELEEELDFCYIGEEEKFSF; encoded by the coding sequence ATGATCAAATTAGAACTCCATCCAAAACCTGATAAATTAACCGAGCAGGAGCAAAAGCGATTAACAGATAAATATAAAAAAGATGGTTCTTCTGTATGGAACAAGGAATACATAAAAAAAGCAGTTTTTAATTTATCTAATGGAAAGTGTTGCTTTTCGGAAATTTCTTTAAATACTAATAGCACTTATTTAGAAATAGAACATTTTTACCCTAAAAATTTGTATCCAGGTAAAGTAATGGAATGGGGTAATTTATTACCTTCTTCAAAAAAATGTAATGGAACAAAAAACAACCACAATACTTTAAAAGAACCAATTGTAAATCCATTTAAGGATAACCCGAAAGATCATTTATTTCTGCGAAATGGAAGATTTTATGATAAGACTAAAATTGGAAAAACAACCATTAATATTGTTGCTCTTAATGATAGGAGGCATTTCGTGGACAATAGACTTGACCATATAATGGATATTACGGAAATAATAGATGATTTTTTTCAAGACCATATAGAAACAAATAATTTTGACAAATACACTAATGACATAAAGGTAAAACACTTGAATAAACTCAAAGGTGTTTTTACAGCTGGTAGAAGAAAAGAGCAATATGCAGCAACTGCAGCAACTGCCATTATACAAAATCTATATTATAAGAGAATTAAGGATTTTTTAGTAGAGTCTGGTTTTTGGGATGATGAGCTTCAGGAATTGGAAGAAGAATTAGATTTTTGCTATATAGGAGAAGAAGAGAAATTTAGCTTTTGA